In Zingiber officinale cultivar Zhangliang chromosome 3A, Zo_v1.1, whole genome shotgun sequence, the DNA window tatttagcagagtcaacgccacgtggaggtcgaaaggcaaaaggccaaccagaagcttggccgagcggataatgatggtgacgaccggctgaagcttccgagcggaagcaatacaccccggcgggaagtcggggttccgacgctcatgatgaatagtatagtagtgccgagcggatggcccgctcggccaaaggaataaagtatcaacactgcgaacagtccagagcacaTGACCAGGAATACCCCGAACGGACGTATACCttagtccggtcggacgtgatgggactgccgagcggcatgCCGCTCGGTGCAGAAACAGAAGGGCTAGAATGACAAGACAGAAGATTATGCTATCTCATCAGAAGAttatgctgtcccatcagagacgtgctcggactgtagcagtaaggggtcaggcaagctcctctgacaagcccatactgggtatgggctgaggacacgtgtgtgcctcggtgtatgtgcatcagcctcctcagagctctatataagagcccgcagacttcgccggaggtatgaaaaCTCTGATATTCGGAGCTatttcatcgtcttcttcttgcctgacttgagcgtcggagggtcgtcgccggagacccctccccggcccgacttctgtgcaggttcgccggaggtctgtgcagctggtcggagatagaagagagcgccacgtgtccagcgtccgtcgattcagcgactcggacaggatcattcaGTAACGACCACTTAGCTCATTTACAGCCGAGTAAATCTTGTTGGCCAGAATCTGGTCAGCTAGAAATTTTTATCTACCAATCATAATGCATACATGTACatacatgtaattaatatatatatatatgatattactaaaatgccCCTACATACACATGCATGTATATATTCTGGGTGACTAAATTCTAACCATTTAGTATTACCTTTTATGATCTTGGAAGAGATCAGACCTCTAATAAATATGTACACCTGTTAAAAGTTGCCATATGTCAACTATGTCAATTCGAGCAGGCAAGAGTATTCATCAGGCCAGCTGTATTAGTACAAGTAGTATTCTCAAATCTTATTACTTCCAGATCAGAGTAAAGTTTTAAAAAGGTCAATAGAAATCACGCTTGGTATCCAACAACCCTCCATCCTCCTCCTACTGTCACTTACCTATCACTTAATTTCCTCTTGACTTTGGTACCGTACGTCACTGGAGACGTCACCGTGCTCCTAGATCGAGCTGGGGCAGTGGATCTTTTGGCGAACGGCGCAGGCGTTCGCCACGCGGCGGCCCGTCGAATGCTGCCCTGCCGATCGAGACACGTGTTAGCCGTCCAACACGTGCGAAGATCCCACCCTGACGCAATCGCTTCGCTCGCTCGCACTCAACCGTGTAGCTACTTCTCAGTTTCTCTCGTGAATGCCACTGCCATGCACGGCCGTTCCTCTCCGGCTATAAATATACAGACTCCCTCTCTCTATTTAATGTGTTCATGTCATCGTGAAGGGGTCGGCAGAATTAAGGGAGGGGAAGAGAAATGGAAGGGACGAAGGCAGTAGTGGTGGCGATGGTGGTCGTTCAGGTGGTGTTCGCCGGAGTGAATATTTTCTACAAGCTGGCTTTGAACGATGGCATGGACACCAGGATCCTGATAGCCTACCGCTATCTCTTCGCCACTGCCTTCTTGGCTCCTCTTGCTTTCTACTTAGAAAGGTAATTTATCCATCAATCAAGTAGATACCTTAATTAATTAGCTTAATTATTCTTGCCAAagctaaatatatatattaattttgttttcAGGAAGAGTCGGCCGGAGATGACATGGAAGGTGTTGATACTAATTTTCTTTTCTGGATTTTTCGGGTaacaatatattttctattattaaGGAATTTGCCTCCAATACTGACAGAAGAAGTTAATTATTTGCATATATGACAGTGGTACTCTATCCCAAAACTTGTACTTATCATGCATTCGGCTTACATCCGCAACCTTCGCCTCGGCAATGACTAATCTTATTCCGGCAATGACATTTATTTTGGCAATCATATTCAGGTAATTTAATTTCCTCCTTAACATTTATTCCAGCAAGGGGCCTTGGCTTCTAAACAAGATCATATATCGATCGATCGCGATCATTTGCAAGATTGGAGAGCTTGGAAATTGGATCGATCTCTGGACGAGCCAAGATTTTCGGCACACTTACGGGTGTCGGTGGCGCTATGCTTCTCACCTTCTACAAAGGGGTAGCCATAGCTATTTGGCCAACACACATCGACCTCCTCGACTCTCATCGCAATGCAGTGGACCAAAGCTCAAGTGATCATGTCACGGGCTCAGTCTTGGCCATCACGAGTTGCCTAAGCTATGCAGTTTGGTTAATCATTCAGGTGAACCATTAGACAGTGCTAATTAGATCGGTTAGAGCTCTCGTGCTAAACGTTGCCATTAAATCGACTTCTTCAGGACAAAATTTGCAAAGTGTATCCTTGTCACTACTCGAGCACAGCCCTGCTGTGCCTAATGGCGGCTGTTCAATCTGTTGCTTATGCATTTTGTGTGGAGAGAACTATGTCCAGCTGGAAAATGGGATTTGATATCAGGTTTCTCACCGTTGCCTACTCGGTAGGTAATCGA includes these proteins:
- the LOC122053293 gene encoding WAT1-related protein At1g68170-like; its protein translation is MEGTKAVVVAMVVVQVVFAGVNIFYKLALNDGMDTRILIAYRYLFATAFLAPLAFYLERKSRPEMTWKVLILIFFSGFFGGTLSQNLYLSCIRLTSATFASAMTNLIPAMTFILAIIFRLESLEIGSISGRAKIFGTLTGVGGAMLLTFYKGVAIAIWPTHIDLLDSHRNAVDQSSSDHVTGSVLAITSCLSYAVWLIIQDKICKVYPCHYSSTALLCLMAAVQSVAYAFCVERTMSSWKMGFDIRFLTVAYSGVVASGLILTVMSWCIKKKGPLFASVFNPLMLVIVALLSSLLLNEKLHLGSVIGSALIVVGLYVVLWGKGREVGKVRETAENYDLSSMGIVVDSAASNTTGFQEEKKQIIHLGGEWEHRLIPPK